In Labrus bergylta chromosome 5, fLabBer1.1, whole genome shotgun sequence, the genomic window gacgtatttattttttgctgtaaaataactgtacagtcaatgaaccgcatctgtgagcggattttatattacgattcttggttttaaattcaatttcaatcacaataacaatataacaatatcaagaaacatagcatgtcagttattaggtttgctcattttaaaaaataaaataaaaagataaatcatgccggataagtaacctagctttacaacatttcagctaaccttagactgcttatgtgttagctagctagataacgactttaaccaaccaatgacacataaatcttaaaaactgcaaagatcccttagctcccacaggtcggttagaacagtttcctgcagaacaactcattttgccagctcaaaaaagacgaaaaaactgaacggaaaaattcaatggcgtctcggctttccttccctacgtaacttttgctattcacaaagagagctatgcaagatcggcggctgtcaatcatcgtcaaatatgacataaaatcccgtttttcaacttcaaataacttatttaaaacaaacttcacagaaaaatgagcacttgaacacaatgtagggtgataataactaatgatcacagcagagtttaggtttggaaaaaaattatgtgacgagtattttaactttacagtttgacccacatcccatctgttatcattgaggaggcggggtttatgacctatactccagccagtcagcagggggagctctaaaaataaaagcttcactagaccagGGACCTTGTCccatccattatttttacagtctatgggtagGACTCACAAAAACTCTGAGTTCTTTGGTCAGATCCGTGACCATCTTGAAAGTCGTTGTTTTGACAGACGGATCACTGACTCCCGAGGAGACGATGAGTGAGGCAGCACAGCCTACTCCTTCAACCAGCACCCTTACTCACTACATCTGTGAGCAGGAAGAGGACCAGTAAGGAGGACATGATGGAGGCGTTTCTAAACCTGCAGAAAAAGCAACACAAGGACAAAACATGGGAATAACATGCTAAATAGTGGTTCAACTATACTTCGTTAGGCTCACAGACGTTTTAATAACATGTTCACTGTTGGTTAATGTATTTAAAGAGTTTAATTTGTCGTACAGCTCTTAGTTTGTATATGCTAATTAGGCAAACTTCAAGCTAGAGCATCCGTGTGGTTTCTCGTGGTCCGCTGTATTTTCTCCTTCCCTTTAAAGGTGTGCATGTTGAAGCCCAGTCGTATGAAGTTGCTgtactgaatgtattttattttacacaggcATGTGAGCTCTTTCTTTGTTCTTGTAGTTAACAGATATATTTGATCacaaattattttgttattttaatataaCGTGAAGTGTACCGTATAAGAAGATTAGTTTAGCTGTTTAAGCACATTTTCGgttttgacaaaaacacaaaattgccACTGTTGAGTGAGAAATAAGCTGAAATAcaatttatactttttatttagttttcgTTCTCGTTTATAAAAGAATGTCACAGCACACCCGTATGCATTGTGTGAGACGGCCTGAGACCCCGCTGAGGAGAGGTGTGCATGTTGAAGCCCAGTCGTATGAAGTTGCTgtactgaatgtattttattttacacaggcAGATGGTGTGAAAATTAATTTTCTCCAGTTGGCAAGGAAGTTTTTGGTCCTCGTCTCATCATACACAACACAATGCAGAGACATTATAGTAGCATACGGAGCGAGAGATGGATGGCTTGTAGTCTAGTCTGCTGTATGTATATTGAAGTTCCTTTTTTACTGTTTacgtttttaaatattttatttgcatgctgtattttatttagtttattttagatAAAAATTTTCACTAAGTTGCACtaagttgttttaaatgttcactGCAATTAAAAAAGTTTTGGCAATTGACTAATCTGAGTGATTTGTAAAACTCCAGGAGGTATAACATTAAGCAGAATTCTTACTTATTCCGATTAGTCATGATTTCATTAATATACGGAGAGAGATGcagattattttacattttattggtGCTTGAACTTCCCTCCGGatgaacatatatatatatgaactCCGTTATCAGCTTTACCAGTTCGGTTGAATGTCATCCTAACTGAACAATCGGTTCCAGAAGAGGTTAAAATGTCAATGAAGGAGACACCTTGTACAACCACAGGACGGGAACAGACCGGACATGTGACCCAAGGATCAGTGTGGTGAACAACACTCATAACGTTTCCCTTTTAATGGCGTTAGCATGATCAGCGGAGTCTCTCTTTAATGTCGTTAGCATGATCTCCCTTTAATGGCTTTAGCATGATCAGTGGAGGCTTTGCTAATGCGTTTGAAATGATGAGAAGACAAAATGTCTGTCAGCAGAAAGGAGTTTATTTAGAGTCAGATTTCAACAGTTTATTctggaaaacattttgattcaAAGTTCAGTGTTTAAgtttcagtttttacattttataatcactttgttttaaagttattaaaTTTATTTCACGTTGCAGTCGAACCTCATGTCAGCGTGAAACAGGTTCGTGACGCTGTGTCAGTTAACATCGTATGCTGGAGGCTCCGGAACAGTAAGTCCCTCTTTATGGAGGTTCACCATctgcaaaacaacacagcacCATCACAACCCAAACCAGATCCAGGACCACAACCTGGACCAGGAACAAAACCTGGACTAGGAACAGATTTAATAGCTGTGTCCCATTCCAGCGGCCGCAGCCTTCGAAGGCCGAGGTCTTCTCGGTCTACGGAGGACGTGGCTCTGAGCGGTCTACGAAATGAGACGGTCTTGTCTACGAGAGGACTTCCTACTTGCGTCACTAACTGTTCTGTCTCCTAGCAACCCTGACAGCGTTCGTTTTGACGTTTTTTGACAGATCACTTAGGCCAAcgtttttccttttccttttgtcttttcCATCTCATTAATTAACTTTCTTTTCTAACTTAGCTacttattaatttaattttagtCAAATCAAATGGAACCTCTAGAGAttgtaactttatttattttgtttattcaattattgataagagagagagagatggatttTAGCCTGTTTGAATcccattttttgatttttgataaTCTACACAATAGAGGTTAAATTTTGTGTATACTGTGAAGCAGGGTTGTAATAATACTCTTCATACTGATACTACCATTAGGTaatttttttgaaacacaacaaacacacacacacatcagttagtctatgcacacacacacacacacacacacacacacacacacacacacacacacacatcagttagtctctgcacacacacacacacacacacacacacacacacacacacacacacacacacacacacacacacacacacatcagttagtctctgcacacacacacatccctcacagctgaacacaaaaacatatacaGTCGGGCTGGAGGAACTCACCTATCTGCAACAGTTACAGGTAGCCTTACAGGCGAACGCTGAGACGGTGATGGAAACAATGAACTCCAATAATTGAAACACGGCCAGGACCCCCGAGACACCCTGCATCTGattctgcaacacacacagacagacagacacacacacacacacacacacacacacacacacacacacacacacacacactgtctcagtGTCATTAGCGTGCTTTGTTCTTTGTCTGCTTGCTGTGttgcataaatataaataaagttttattgaCCGTGCCTGCAGCAGCTAACTGATGCTGACCTTTGAACTCTGAAGTAGGTTACTTATCATTTGACAACAGCCTGCCTTAATGAAGCTACCTGTTTTTTATCACCTGATGGATGTGACTCACGCTGAATCATCATTTATTGTTTGATAATTTTTCATGTTTATGGTCTGGGGCTCAGTTACAGTCACGTAGGCATGTTGACCTACATCTCCTCCCCAGCAACATTTCCCAATGGATGCTCCCCCCGTTTTCCTGCAGACTTCAAGGAGCTGACCCTGACCACAATAAACTGCAAACTGTCTCCTCCAGAACTCCCAGAAGACCCCCAGTCCTCTAAAAGACATGAAGAAGAATGGAGGTCTGACCAGACATGGAGCTGATCAGACGTGGAGCTGTTTGGTGTCTACTTATTCTGAaatctgagaaaaaagaaagcaaactaAATACCGTGTAGGGGCAGTAGTAGCAAAACTGTATTGTAGCGTCCAAAGTGTACAGGATGATGGCCGTACCCGACGCCATCGAGGCAACCACGTTAAACCCAAGAGTGGTCTTCACCTGGAAGGGAGCAGACGACACGCCAGACGACATGAGAAGTGAAGCATGCTGGGAGATTTTAAGTTATTATCATGATGCTAACATTACCAAGGCTTCATTGGTGTCACTGCCCTCCAGTGGAGAACAGCAGCTActgacaggaaacaggaagttactcACCAGGCAGCGGTTGAAAGATTTCCCAGCAGCCACTGTGAGAGAGCCGGCTGTGATGTACTGAGAACATcagatacaaataaaacactttaatatttaaaaagtgattagTATAttcagaaagatttcaaagatgtggaaaacattatcaaactttaaaatctacatttttcaatatttaaaaataaatattttaacttttaatgttttgtttaaaatgtgtttataacaTGAA contains:
- the LOC110004448 gene encoding membrane-spanning 4-domains subfamily A member 8 isoform X2 codes for the protein MTSSVSASAGGMLVVTQVYPPNSQHQGQQVCEGMQTFSRAHLLAVGTVQIIIGAMVFLFGIVTFATQPSFMVSYSGFFVWGAVFYITAGSLTVAAGKSFNRCLVKTTLGFNVVASMASGTAIILYTLDATIQFCYYCPYTNQMQGVSGVLAVFQLLEFIVSITVSAFACKATCNCCR
- the LOC110004448 gene encoding membrane-spanning 4-domains subfamily A member 3 isoform X1, with the protein product MTSSVSASAGGMLVVTQVYPPNSQHQGQQVCEGMQTFSRAHLLAVGTVQIIIGAMVFLFGIVTFATQPSFMVSYSGFFVWGAVFYITAGSLTVAAGKSFNRCLVKTTLGFNVVASMASGTAIILYTLDATIQFCYYCPYTLHVWSDLHSSSCLLEDWGSSGSSGGDSLQFIVVRVSSLKSAGKRGEHPLGNVAGEEIIRCRVSRGSWPCFNYWSSLFPSPSQRSPVRLPVTVADRW